The following proteins are encoded in a genomic region of Flammeovirga pectinis:
- a CDS encoding DcaP family trimeric outer membrane transporter: MKNTFKVFLFFSLYLLISQSAFGQWMRTSVNKKTVLKDHRTTNSPILLQLEKDRDVLSLPLNKENEYIRVWDYITGKRGYVNKKYLTIIDTLAKADLITPPVKHKLHRGGAVLKIENIEDESVIVEIDKIPYNIAPYAETKLILKKGNHGFWAYRDGALPFWGSIFLHDSTEHILKIETTAEKDVIIADIEPVIHRKDTVVIESHFKDVVKLLPKIKMDSSKIVDNTHPQDLAKPVNNVDIRGYIKLNGLYDFNGLTSTGGFVPYKIPVGEKNVENRGFYMGARQSRLGFFSRIKTDEGYIKFYVEADFAGGSVSYDYFRLRQAYVQYGYLTVGQTWTTFTDLYSTPLTVDNEGPSSSSSTRQGLIRFEKKVGNSNNEFAISLETPTKNFGDTIAIDSRQLFPDVASRYKIEYPTGQLQFAGLFRVLSQHNVYDDVVTKVGYGLMVSGKNSTTNEKHKFYYQAIGGRGITRYISAFSSYNLDAVASPTKNIYIPFTLGGYITYEYYFHKNLFINFVTGFSWIDNSVWQPGSTFERSYYTSANMFWFPFDRMRVGGSFVQGARVNKDQERGDASRFQMYIRYDI, from the coding sequence ATGAAAAATACATTTAAAGTATTTTTATTTTTTTCCTTATATCTCCTGATATCACAAAGTGCATTCGGACAATGGATGAGAACATCCGTAAATAAAAAAACCGTTTTAAAAGATCATAGAACAACAAATAGTCCTATTCTTTTACAACTTGAAAAAGATAGAGATGTTTTATCTCTACCACTTAACAAAGAAAATGAGTACATAAGAGTTTGGGATTACATTACCGGTAAAAGAGGTTATGTAAATAAAAAATACCTAACCATAATAGACACCTTAGCTAAAGCTGATTTAATAACGCCTCCTGTAAAACATAAATTACACCGTGGTGGTGCTGTACTTAAAATTGAAAATATAGAAGATGAGAGTGTTATTGTAGAAATTGATAAAATACCCTACAATATTGCTCCTTATGCAGAGACAAAACTGATATTAAAAAAGGGAAATCACGGTTTCTGGGCATATAGAGATGGTGCCTTACCATTTTGGGGATCGATATTTTTACATGATAGCACAGAGCATATTTTAAAAATTGAAACTACCGCAGAAAAGGATGTTATTATTGCTGATATAGAACCGGTTATCCATAGAAAAGACACTGTTGTTATAGAAAGTCATTTTAAAGATGTGGTAAAATTATTACCTAAAATTAAAATGGATTCTTCTAAAATTGTAGATAATACCCACCCTCAAGATTTAGCAAAACCTGTTAATAATGTAGATATTAGGGGGTATATAAAACTAAACGGACTGTATGATTTTAATGGCCTAACAAGTACAGGTGGGTTTGTACCTTATAAGATTCCTGTTGGAGAAAAAAATGTAGAAAATAGAGGTTTTTACATGGGGGCTAGACAATCTAGACTTGGTTTCTTTTCTAGAATAAAAACAGACGAAGGCTACATCAAATTCTATGTTGAAGCTGATTTTGCTGGCGGAAGTGTCTCTTATGATTATTTCAGACTAAGACAAGCTTATGTACAATATGGCTATTTAACAGTAGGTCAAACTTGGACTACTTTTACAGATCTATATTCAACTCCTCTTACTGTAGATAACGAAGGTCCAAGTAGCTCATCATCTACAAGACAAGGATTAATACGTTTTGAGAAAAAAGTAGGAAACAGTAATAATGAGTTTGCTATTAGCTTAGAAACACCTACTAAAAACTTTGGAGATACAATTGCAATTGATAGCAGACAATTATTTCCAGATGTGGCATCAAGATATAAAATTGAATATCCTACTGGGCAGTTACAATTTGCAGGGTTATTTAGAGTACTCTCACAACATAACGTTTATGATGATGTTGTCACCAAAGTTGGATATGGGCTAATGGTTAGTGGTAAGAATAGTACTACTAACGAGAAGCATAAATTTTATTATCAAGCAATTGGCGGTAGAGGTATTACTCGCTACATTTCTGCTTTTTCCTCTTATAATTTAGATGCCGTAGCAAGTCCTACAAAAAACATCTATATTCCTTTTACTTTAGGAGGGTACATCACGTATGAATATTACTTCCATAAAAACTTATTTATCAATTTCGTGACAGGGTTTTCTTGGATTGATAATTCTGTTTGGCAACCTGGTTCCACTTTCGAAAGAAGTTATTACACTAGTGCAAATATGTTTTGGTTTCCTTTTGACAGGATGCGGGTAGGTGGAAGTTTTGTACAAGGAGCACGCGTAAATAAAGATCAGGAAAGAGGAGATGCCTCAAGATTTCAGATGTATATTCGTTATGACATTTAG